A window from Toxoplasma gondii ME49 chromosome IX, whole genome shotgun sequence encodes these proteins:
- a CDS encoding hypothetical protein (encoded by transcript TGME49_289890), with product MHGPLLSACVFKVPPTTLAVSKYSLLVLYTVSSQLQISLFSLFLPHHILTQRAKSYRSCFLWSAMDSSPASSADRRKRLPDSPGSSPSQSSRLFFRETEEPTSPPPQDQNENEEVDRQTLRATDASPTGDEESARRRWSDDDADAVEDPLASEQTAAAVKPTQRRQPPMNLDTFYMPGDSGEKGGVEKDGFFDLYCRLNFLRTQERKFGTINHGFHRKKQIAELEREVCELRNVVAEKRRRSEGSEPRANTEVTPEEPSLRALAVQLELKSKRLACLKARRCRDLRLDLNLLLKSMGDQLSDLYPYNESLDRMAQRLDQFSWKAPTWIGYRPLLLQKHKAGVYKQWIDAGCPEPPHSVLQKIAHQTHVEENMDDLYGDTTFSGSPQTENAKANSSSPFEEPEGHSPADAGKVRQDENKQPETPHRKEESRTTQEPARSVSSDLTEDALRVMEEKKRAAIAKREALLREKRRLAEKEKALVF from the exons ATGCACGGCCCGCttttgtctgcatgcgtgttcAAAGTGCCCCCCACCACGCTGGCAGTTTCCAAATACTCGCTTCTTGTCTTGTACACGGTTTCCTCGCAGCTGCAAAtctcccttttctcgttgtttcttcctcaccaCATTCTCACCCAGCGTGCCAAGTCGTACAGGAGCTGCTTCTTGTGGTCTGCCATGGATTCGTCACCCGCTTCGTCCGCCGACCGGCGCAAGCGGCTTCCAGACTCACCGGGCTCAAGTCCGTCGCAATCAAGCcgccttttttttcgcgaaacagaagagccAACCTCTCCGCCGCCCCAAGACCAAAACGAAAATGAAGAAGTTGACCGTCAGACTCTGCGTGCTACAGACGCCTCACCCACCGGGGATGAAGAGAGTGCTCGAAGGCGCT GGTCCGACGATGACGCAGATGCTGTTGAAGACCCGTTAGCGTCTGAGCAGACAGCCGCTGCTGTGAAGCCAACGCAGAGGCGTCAGCCACCAATGAATCTCGACACGTTCTACATGCCTGGGGATTCTGGCGAGAAGGGTGGCGTGGAAAAGGACGGTTTCTTCGACCTGTATTGTCGGCTGAACTTTCTGCGGACACAAGAGAGGAAATTCGGGACTATCAATCACGGGTTTcaccgaaaaaaacaaatTGCCGAgttggagagagaagtctgCGAGCTGAGAAATGTGGTGGCTGAGAAGAGGCGCAGGTCAGAGGGCTCCGAACCGCGCGCAAACACTGAGGTGACGCCGGAGGAGCCCTCTCTCAGAGCACTGGCTGTTCAGCTGGAGTTGAAGTCGAAACGCCTCGCGTGTTTGAAGgcaagaagatgcagagatTTGCGTCTCGATTTAAACTTGCTCCTTAAGTCGATGGGAGACCAACTGTCGGACTTGTACCCCTACAACGAGAGTCTTGACCGGATGGCTCAACGCCTAGACCAGTTCAGTTGGAAGGCGCCCACCTGGATTGGCTACAGGCCactgctgctgcagaaacACAAAGCCGGAGTGTACAAACAGTGGATCGACGCCGGCTGCCCGGAGCCGCCTCACAGCGTACTTCAGAAAATCGCACACCAAACGCACGTGGAGGAAAATATGGACGATCTGTACGGCGATACAACTTTCTCTGGGTCACCTCAAACGGAGAACGCAAAGGCGAACTCCAGCTCTCCGTTCGAGGAACCGGAAGGCCATTCTCCCGCAG ATGCCGGGAAAGTGCGACAAGATGAAAACAAACAACCGGAAACCCCCCACCGGAAGGAAGAATCACGTACAACGCAG GAGCCTGCTCGGTCCGTCTCGAGCGACCTCACAGAAGATGCGCTACGTGTCatggaggaaaagaaacgcgctGCCATAGCGAAACGAGAGGCACTATTGCGGGAGAAACGACGCTTGgccgaaaaggaaaaggcgTTGGTTTTTTGA
- a CDS encoding n-acetyltransferase family protein (encoded by transcript TGME49_289900), with translation MSCFRPMTAGDLFRFNAVNLDGFTETFLQSFYLRYLSNWPELCIVADAPDGTVAGYIIGKVEGKGMDWHGHVTALSVAPEFRKCGLARKLMSFLEDISEKKFKCYYVDLYVRVSNRVAVNFYRDLGYRVWKTEKGYYSGQEDALDMRKPLSHDTDVLCLKGAEEPL, from the exons ATGAGTTGCTTCCGACCTATGACTGCAGGAGATCTTTTCAGATTCAACGCCGTCAATCTGGATGGGTTCACTGAGACGTTTCTCCAAAGCTTTTATCTCCGCTACCTCTCCAACTGGCCCGAGCTGTGCATTGTCGCTGACGCACCAGATGGAACTGTGGCCGGGTACATTATAG gcaaGGTCGAGGGAAAAGGTATGGACTGGCACGGCCATGTAACTGCCCTTTCAGTGGCGCCCGAGTTCCGCAAGTGCGGTCTTGCGCGCAAGTTGATGTCTTTTTTGGAAGACATTTCGGAGAAAAAGTTCAAGTGTTATTATGTTGATCTCTATGTCCGCGTGTCGAACAGAGTGGCCGTGAACTTCTACAGGGATCTCGGCTACCGTGTgtggaaaacagagaaaggctACTACTCTGGACAAGAAGATGCGCTGGATATGCGCAAACCTCTCTCCCACGACACGGATGTGCTGTGTCTTAAAGGTGCCGAAGAGCCGCTCTGA